A genomic window from Triticum urartu cultivar G1812 chromosome 7, Tu2.1, whole genome shotgun sequence includes:
- the LOC125519044 gene encoding receptor kinase-like protein Xa21, translating to MEGLASLNLSFNNLEGEVPADGIFSKAASASASIMGNDGLCDGIPQLKLPHCSNLTTMKPTQRLVIILSICGAVLLTALVFALSTFYSKSRKMKANKQTSSIGEQYLRVSYAEVVSATNSFASENLLGAGSFGSVYKGTMRIDDHQVVIAVKVLNLTQRGASRSFVAECETLKCVRHRNLMKILTVCSSIDSQSHDFKALVYEHLPNGNLDKWLNNHPIEDGENRSPDLRVRLQIAIDVASSLEYLHQHKPIPIIHCDLKPSNVLLDGEMIAYVGDFGLARFLHQDSEKSTSWASMRGTIGYAAPGELLAFVALNSLLK from the coding sequence ATGGAAGGGCTTGCTAGTTTGAATCTCTCATTCAACAACTTGGAGGGTGAGGTTCCAGCAGATGGGATCTTCAGCAAGGCAGCTTCCGCCTCAGCCTCAATTATGGGAAACGATGGCCTGTGTGATGGAATCCCTCAACTGAAGTTGCCACATTGCTCCAACCTCACCACCATGAAACCAACTCAGAGACTGGTCATAATATTGTCCATATGTGGAGCAGTCCTACTTACTGCATTAGTATTTGCACTGTCGACATTCTACAGTAAGAGCAGGAAGATGAAAGCAAACAAGCAGACATCATCCATAGGCGAGCAATATTTAAGGGTTTCTTATGCTGAAGTGGTCAGTGCAACTAATAGTTTTGCTTCAGAGAACCTCCTTGGTGCAGGAAGCTTTGGCTCGGTGTACAAGGGAACAATGAGGATAGATGACCACCAAGTAGTGATTGCTGTGAAGGTGCTCAACCTCACACAGCGAGGTGCATCTCGAAGTTTTGTTGCAGAATGTGAGACCCTGAAATGTGTTCGACATAGGAATCTTATGAAGATATTGACAGTGTGCTCAAGTATTGATTCTCAAAGCCATGACTTCAAGGCCCTCGTGTATGAACACCTACCAAATGGAAATTTAGACAAATGGCTAAACAACCATCCCATAGAAGATGGTGAAAATAGGTCACCGGATCTCCGTGTGAGACTGCAGATTGCAATTGATGTAGCATCATCACTCGAATACCTTCACCAACATAAGCCAATACCAATTATTCACTGTGATCTTAAGCCCagcaatgttctcctcgatggtGAAATGATTGCTTATGTTGGTGATTTTGGGCTTGCAAGGTTTCTACATCAAGACTCAGAGAAATCAACTAGTTGGGCATCAATGAGAGGCACAATAGGCTATGCCGCTCCAGGTGAGCTTTTAGCATTTGTAGCACTTAACTCTCTTCTAAAATAA
- the LOC125521154 gene encoding receptor kinase-like protein Xa21 encodes MVGAEFPILVSLLLALILSTGSAPISHAGIATNNSSDHSALLSFKSLISDDPLQALESWGNRSMPTCQWHGVACGSRGRRRGRVVALDLSDLNLLGTISTSVANLTFLRWLRLPSNRLHGAMPSTLGHLRYLKRLNLSNNTLDGAIPPSLSRCWHLESISLGYNRLKGEVPRELGALTNLRSIVLYQNELEGEIPHELGSLHNLKVLSLGFNKLSGTIPLEISNLVNLKFLQIRNNELTGQIPPGIGSLVKLNMLSLSSNQLSGSIPTSVGNLSELAFLILHTNNLTGSIPSLHNLSSLSVLELANNDLTGCIPSGLGNLTSLFFIDLQHNHLTGQIPASLGNLNLLDNLALSFNNLSGPIPHSIGNLHFLSEFDVDNNELVGPLPPLLFNLSYLQVLNVQSNYNLNGSFPFDMGNNLPNLQLFLASYNQFHGHIPPSLCNASMIQMIQLLHNSLTGKIPNCLGSHMKSLSVLTVAKNQIQATQDADWGFLVSLSNCSNLQMLDLGDNMLEGEIPSSVGTLSTNLEFLNMEDNSITGKIPEVMANLTNLHTLILYGNHLEGTIPTSLGKMKGLNLLILGMNDLSGSIPPTFGNLTQLSVLHLGGNMLSGGIPSSLIGCPLQKLDLSHNSLVGSIPKDLFLINTLSIYMNIQNNLLTGDLPTELGNLKNIGELDFSGNLISGEIPISLGECQTLQYLNVSRNNLQGSIPSSIEKMKALLMLDLSHNNLSGSIPEFLGSMEGLAGLNLSFNNLEGEVPTDGIFSNAASASASVMGNDGLCDGIPQLKLPHCSNLTTKKPTQKLVIIFSICGAVVFIALVFALSTFYSKSRKLKANKQTSSINEQYLRVSYAELVSATNGFASDNLLGAGSFGSVYKGTMMINDQQVVIAVKVLNLMQRGASQSFVAECETLKCVRHRNLMKILTVCSSTDFQNCDFKALVYEYLPNGNLDKWLHHNPMEDGENRTLHFRVRLQIAVDVASSLEYLHQHKPMPVIHCDLKPSNVLLDGEMVAHVGDFGLARFLHQDSEKSTSWASMRGTIGYAAPEYGLGNEVSIHGDVYSYGILLLEMFTGRRPTDSEFGESLGLHKYVQMALPDRATEVIDRHLLAERKDGEESTSNSNSIMDMRIACITSVLCTGISCSQETPTDRIQIGGALKELLTIRDRFDKELCAEGEPAN; translated from the exons ATGGTAGGTGCAGAGTTCCCCATTCTTGTTTCTCTGCTCCTTGCACTTATTCTCAGCACGGGGTCAGCACCGATTTCACATGCTGGAATCGCCACAAATAATTCCAGTGACCACTCTGCTCTCCTATCCTTCAAGTCGCTCATAAGCGATGACCCCTTGCAAGCTCTGGAGTCATGGGGCAACCGGTCCATGCCTACGTGCCAATGGCACGGCGTGGCATGTGGCAGTCGAGGACGCCGCCGTGGACGGGTCGTGGCGCTGGACCTCAGCGACCTCAACCTTCTGGGCACTATCTCCACCTCGGTGGCCAACCTTACATTCTTGAGGTGGCTCCGCCTCCCCAGTAACCGCCTGCATGGTGCCATGCCATCAACACTTGGCCACCTGCGGTACCTGAAGCGTCTCAACCTGTCAAACAACACTCTGGATGGTGCTATTCCGCCGTCGCTTTCACGGTGCTGGCATCTCGAGAGCATCAGCCTTGGATACAACAGGCTGAAAGGGGAGGTACCACGGGAGCTTGGTGCCTTGACCAACCTTCGTTCAATTGTGCTCTACCAGAACGAGCTCGAAGGGGAGATACCACATGAGCTTGGCTCCTTGCACAATCTCAAGGTACTCAGTCTAGGCTTCAACAAGCTTTCAGGGACCATCCCTTTAGAGATCAGCAACCTTGTTAATCTGAAGTTTCTGCAAATCAGAAACAATGAGCTAACAGGACAAATACCCCCTGGCATAGGTAGCCTCGTCAAATTGAACATGCTCTCTCTAAGTTCAAATCAATTGTCTGGTTCTATCCCAACTTCAGTAGGAAATCTCTCGGAACTGGCCTTTCTTATTCTGCACACAAATAACCTAACAGGGAGTATTCCATCATTACATAACCTTTCATCTCTCTCGGTGCTCGAATTAGCAAATAATGACCTGACAGGATGCATCCCATCTGGGTTAGGAAACCTCACGTCATTATTTTTTATAGATCTTCAGCACAACCATCTAACTGGACAAATTCCAGCATCACTAGGGAACCTCAACTTGCTTGACAATCTTGCTCTGTCCTTCAATAACCTTTCAGGTCCCATACCTCACTCGATTGGAAACCTGCACTTCCTCTCTGAATTCGACGTAGACAATAATGAATTAGTGGGGCCATTGCCTCCTTTGCTATTCAATCTTTCCTACCTCCAAGTTCTCAATGTACAAAGCAATTATAACCTCAATGGGTCTTTTCCATTTGACATGGGAAACAACCTTCCAAATCTACAGCTCTTCCTTGCAAGTTATAATCAATTCCATGGTCATATTCCTCCCTCTTTGTGTAACGCCTCTATGATTCAAATGATCCAGCTCCTTCATAACTCCCTAACAGGAAAAATTCCCAATTGCCTGGGAAGTCACATGAAGAGCTTGTCCGTATTAACCGTCGCCAAAAACCAGATTCAAGCAACACAAGATGCCGACTGGGGCTTCTTGGTCAGCCTAAGCAATTGTAGTAATTTGCAAATGTTGGATTTAGGTGATAACATGCTTGAAGGTGAAATACCGAGTTCAGTAGGCACCCTTTCCACAAATCTAGAGTTCCTTAACATGGAAGATAACAGCATAACGGGAAAGATTCCTGAAGTAATGGCAAACTTGACCAATCTGCACACACTTATTCTATATGGTAATCATTTAGAGGGTACTATTCCAACTTCTCTTGGCAAAATGAAGGGACTAAATTTGCTAATCCTAGGAATGAATGACTTGTCAGGATCGATCCCTCCAACATTTGGCAATCTTACACAACTAAGTGTACTTCATCTTGGTGGCAACATGCTTAGTGGAGGTATACCTTCTAGTCTTATAGGATGTCCATTACAAAAACTAGACCTTTCACACAACAGCCTTGTTGGTTCAATACCTAAGGACCTATTCCTTATAAATACATTGTCCATCTATATGAATATCCAAAATAATCTATTAACCGGGGATTTGCCTACAGAATTAGGTAACTTAAAGAATATTGGGGAACTTGACTTCTCCGGTAATCTAATATCTGGAGAGATTCCAATCTCCCTTGGAGAGTGCCAGACACTGCAGTATCTGAATGTATCTCGGAACAACCTTCAAGGGTCAATTCCATCCTCGATCGAGAAGATGAAAGCCCTATTGATGCTTGATCTTTCCCATAATAATCTCTCAGGGAGCATCCCTGAGTTCCTCGGGAGCATGGAAGGGCTTGCTGGTTTGAATCTCTCATTCAACAACTTGGAGGGTGAGGTTCCAACAGATGGGATCTTCAGCAATGCAGCTTCTGCTTCTGCCTCAGTTATGGGAAATGATGGCCTGTGTGATGGAATCCCTCAACTGAAGTTGCCACATTGCTCCAATCTCACCACCAAGAAACCAACTCAGAAACTGGTCATAATATTCTCCATATGTGGTGCAGTTGTATTTATTGCATTGGTATTTGCACTGTCGACATTCTACAGTAAGAGCAGGAAACTGAAAGCAAACAAGCAGACATCATCCATCAACGAGCAATATTTGAGGGTTTCTTATGCTGAACTGGTCAGTGCAACTAATGGTTTTGCTTCAGACAACCTCCTTGGTGCAGGAAGCTTCGGCTCAGTGTACAAGGGAACAATGATGATAAATGACCAGCAGGTAGTGATTGCTGTGAAGGTGCTCAACCTCATGCAGCGAGGTGCATCTCAAAGCTTTGTTGCAGAATGTGAGACCCTGAAATGCGTTCGACATAGGAATCTTATGAAGATATTAACGGTGTGCTCAAGCACTGATTTTCAAAATTGTGACTTCAAGGCCCTTGTGTACGAATACCTACCAAATGGAAATTTAGACAAATGGCTACACCACAATCCCATGGAAGATGGTGAAAATAGGACACTACATTTCCGTGTGAGACTGCAGATTGCAGTTGATGTAGCATCATCACTCGAATACCTTCACCAACATAAGCCAATGCCAGTTATTCACTGTGATCTTAAGCCAagcaatgttctccttgatggtGAAATGGTTGCTCATGTTGGTGATTTTGGGCTTGCAAGGTTTCTACATCAAGACTCAGAGAAATCAACTAGTTGGGCATCAATGAGAGGCACAATCGGCTATGCCGCTCCAG AGTATGGACTGGGCAACGAAGTTTCAATCCATGGCGATGTCTACAGCTACGGCATACTGTTGCTGGAGATGTTCACTGGAAGAAGGCCAACAGACAGCGAATTTGGAGAATCCTTGGGCCTTCACAAGTATGTGCAAATGGCATTGCCAGACAGGGCAACAGAGGTCATAGACCGGCACTTACTAGCAGAGAGAAAAGATGGCGAAGAAAGCACCTCAAACTCTAACAGCATCATGGATATGAGAATTGCTTGCATCACTTCAGTCCTGTGCACCGGAATTTCATGTTCACAAGAGACACCAACAGACCGCATCCAAATCGGGGGTGCTCTGAAAGAGCTGCTGACAATAAGAGACAGATTTGATAAGGAGTTGTGTGCGGAAGGCGAACCAGCAAACTAA
- the LOC125520296 gene encoding uncharacterized protein LOC125520296 isoform X1, translated as MMDARRWQSPAAAAAAAEAAAEDASGGGGGPSRRPPRRGLQRASPYGLGPRRWLPKPPVASSVFPAASRDHAAAGDNRMGQYESMDVAHEASRVTHEVSRNKSMEPNTNAITNVALAFSNEANLLPEGDYINRSSGLAEIEKIIKQKQFSRDETERLIEIMRSRTPDLHEDDQRATQSFAKETETTPFSNKLVIPAKPDERNWGTDVFAQSNVHDVTSPIELARAYMEAQTSASVHESQKRKFRALSHGVEIENSASKIFPKVAMDSPVRWPGSVVRDHTNHYLTPQSNKRRALPPASSRSPYTGSVFRRSVKRTGQLDTYSNLSGRPQLSTPFSVGSKAMLEDKMTSTDGVLGVQPSTSSERVHADAVGTDTPHTFTLERPHGKGTIESGSSTGRIPVADNISKHAAVSVHPKSSQTAQKILQHLERTIPSPTVKPELRRTAKRTISPVVISSPYKMPDSVTNNAPRQNSLNEHASAYQAISNVKKVQEPPSSSNSEESAPKVQSPVATPEVAEMTGSQHLSKPDAATAPAAAVSDKSATNGFMFSFPVTKTSVSLPEPPPTPTFFSPPKRSPPADIQDIPKFNFGSPSSTDNLVFSVDAAGGSAGAEEVAPTFKFGSDKRELSFDVAGKDAVVS; from the exons ATGATGGATGCGCGGCGTTGGCAGTccccggcggcggcggccgcggcggccgaggcggcggcggaggacgcgtcgggcggcgggggcgggccCTCGAGGCGGCCGCCGCGCCGCGGGCTGCAGCGCGCGTCGCCCTACGGGCTGGGCCCCCGGCGCTGGCTCCCGAAGCCCCCGGTGGCCTCTAGTGTCTTCCCCGCCGCGTCCCGTGACCACGCCGCCGCAG GCGATAATCGGATGGGTCAATATGAATCAATGGATGTAGCGCATGAAGCGAGCAGAGTAACGCATGAAGTAAGCAGG AATAAGTCTATGGAACCAAATACCAATGCTATAACCAATGTGGCCCTAGCGTTTTCAAACGAAGCCAACCTGCTGCCTGAAGGTGATTACATAAATCGAAGCAGTGGACTTGCTGAAATCGAGAAGATCATCAAACAGAAGCAATTTTCTAG GGATGAAACAGAACGTTTGATAGAGATCATGCGTTCGAGGACTCCTGATCTCCATGAGGACGATCAGAGAGCTACGCAGTCTTTTGCGAAAGAAACTGAAACTACACCGTTTTCTAACAAACTGGTGATACCTGCAAAGCCAGATGAACGAAATTGGGGGACTGATGTGTTTGCACAGTCAAAT GTGCATGATGTTACTTCACCCATTGAACTTGCTAGAGCTTATATGGAAGCACAGACCTCAGCAAGTGTACATGAATCTCAAAAGAGAAAATTCAGAGCTTTGAGTCATGGAGTTGAAATTGAGAATTCAGCATCAAAAATCTTCCCTAAAGTGGCCATGGACTCTCCTGTGCGCTGGCCAGGTTCAGTTGTCCGAGACCATACAAACCACTACCTTACACCACAAAGTAATAAACGAAGAGCTCTTCCTCCTGCATCCTCTCGCTCACCATATACTGGCTCAGTTTTCCGAAGATCTGTCAAG AGAACAGGACAGCTTGATACCTATAGTAACTTATCTGGGCGGCCACAGCTTTCAACACCTTTTTCCGTTGGAAGTAAG GCTATGCTAGAGGATAAAATGACATCAACTGATGGTGTTCTTGGAGTGCAACCATCAACCTCTTCCGAAAGAGTACATGCAGATGCCGTTGGCACTGATACTCCACATACATTCACCCTAGAAAGACCTCACGGCAAAGGCACCATAGAAAGTGGCTCGAGTACTGGACGTATACCAGTGGCAGACAATATTTCCAAGCATGCTGCTGTATCTGTTCACCCGAAGTCAAGCCAGACAGCTCAGAAAATACTCCAGCATCTTGAGAGGACAATTCCATCCCCTACAGTAAAGCCAGAGCTAAGGCGAACTGCAAAGAGAACTATTTCCCCTGTTGTCATCAGCAGCCCGTATAAAATGCCCGACTCCGTCACTAATAATGCTCCCAGACAGAACAGCCTCAATGAGCATGCCAGTGCTTATCAGGCAATTTCAAATGTGAAGAAG GTTCAGGAACCCCCAAGCAGCTCCAATTCTGAGGAGTCGGCTCCAAAGGTCCAGAGCCCAGTGGCCACCCCAGAAGTTGCTGAAATGACCGGCTCACAGCATCTTTCGAAGCCCGACGCGGCAACTGCACCAGCTGCAGCAGTCTCGGATAAAAGCGCGACCAATGGTTTCATGTTCTCGTTCCCTGTCACCAAAACCTCAGTTTCGCTTCCAGAACCGCCACCCACGCCTACTTTCTTCTCACCGCCGAAAAGGAGCCCGCCAGCTGACATCCAAGATATCCCCAAGTTCAACTTTGGCTCACCAAGTTCTACGGACAATCTCGTTTTCTCCGTCGATGCAGCAGGCGGCTCTGCTGGTGCAGAGGAAGTGGCTCCAACCTTCAAGTTTGGGTCGGACAAGCGAGAGCTTTCCTTCGACGTGGCTGGGAAAGACGCGGTTGTCTCTTAG
- the LOC125520296 gene encoding uncharacterized protein LOC125520296 isoform X2, translated as MMDARRWQSPAAAAAAAEAAAEDASGGGGGPSRRPPRRGLQRASPYGLGPRRWLPKPPVASSVFPAASRDHAAAGDNRMGQYESMDVAHEASRVTHENKSMEPNTNAITNVALAFSNEANLLPEGDYINRSSGLAEIEKIIKQKQFSRDETERLIEIMRSRTPDLHEDDQRATQSFAKETETTPFSNKLVIPAKPDERNWGTDVFAQSNVHDVTSPIELARAYMEAQTSASVHESQKRKFRALSHGVEIENSASKIFPKVAMDSPVRWPGSVVRDHTNHYLTPQSNKRRALPPASSRSPYTGSVFRRSVKRTGQLDTYSNLSGRPQLSTPFSVGSKAMLEDKMTSTDGVLGVQPSTSSERVHADAVGTDTPHTFTLERPHGKGTIESGSSTGRIPVADNISKHAAVSVHPKSSQTAQKILQHLERTIPSPTVKPELRRTAKRTISPVVISSPYKMPDSVTNNAPRQNSLNEHASAYQAISNVKKVQEPPSSSNSEESAPKVQSPVATPEVAEMTGSQHLSKPDAATAPAAAVSDKSATNGFMFSFPVTKTSVSLPEPPPTPTFFSPPKRSPPADIQDIPKFNFGSPSSTDNLVFSVDAAGGSAGAEEVAPTFKFGSDKRELSFDVAGKDAVVS; from the exons ATGATGGATGCGCGGCGTTGGCAGTccccggcggcggcggccgcggcggccgaggcggcggcggaggacgcgtcgggcggcgggggcgggccCTCGAGGCGGCCGCCGCGCCGCGGGCTGCAGCGCGCGTCGCCCTACGGGCTGGGCCCCCGGCGCTGGCTCCCGAAGCCCCCGGTGGCCTCTAGTGTCTTCCCCGCCGCGTCCCGTGACCACGCCGCCGCAG GCGATAATCGGATGGGTCAATATGAATCAATGGATGTAGCGCATGAAGCGAGCAGAGTAACGCATGAA AATAAGTCTATGGAACCAAATACCAATGCTATAACCAATGTGGCCCTAGCGTTTTCAAACGAAGCCAACCTGCTGCCTGAAGGTGATTACATAAATCGAAGCAGTGGACTTGCTGAAATCGAGAAGATCATCAAACAGAAGCAATTTTCTAG GGATGAAACAGAACGTTTGATAGAGATCATGCGTTCGAGGACTCCTGATCTCCATGAGGACGATCAGAGAGCTACGCAGTCTTTTGCGAAAGAAACTGAAACTACACCGTTTTCTAACAAACTGGTGATACCTGCAAAGCCAGATGAACGAAATTGGGGGACTGATGTGTTTGCACAGTCAAAT GTGCATGATGTTACTTCACCCATTGAACTTGCTAGAGCTTATATGGAAGCACAGACCTCAGCAAGTGTACATGAATCTCAAAAGAGAAAATTCAGAGCTTTGAGTCATGGAGTTGAAATTGAGAATTCAGCATCAAAAATCTTCCCTAAAGTGGCCATGGACTCTCCTGTGCGCTGGCCAGGTTCAGTTGTCCGAGACCATACAAACCACTACCTTACACCACAAAGTAATAAACGAAGAGCTCTTCCTCCTGCATCCTCTCGCTCACCATATACTGGCTCAGTTTTCCGAAGATCTGTCAAG AGAACAGGACAGCTTGATACCTATAGTAACTTATCTGGGCGGCCACAGCTTTCAACACCTTTTTCCGTTGGAAGTAAG GCTATGCTAGAGGATAAAATGACATCAACTGATGGTGTTCTTGGAGTGCAACCATCAACCTCTTCCGAAAGAGTACATGCAGATGCCGTTGGCACTGATACTCCACATACATTCACCCTAGAAAGACCTCACGGCAAAGGCACCATAGAAAGTGGCTCGAGTACTGGACGTATACCAGTGGCAGACAATATTTCCAAGCATGCTGCTGTATCTGTTCACCCGAAGTCAAGCCAGACAGCTCAGAAAATACTCCAGCATCTTGAGAGGACAATTCCATCCCCTACAGTAAAGCCAGAGCTAAGGCGAACTGCAAAGAGAACTATTTCCCCTGTTGTCATCAGCAGCCCGTATAAAATGCCCGACTCCGTCACTAATAATGCTCCCAGACAGAACAGCCTCAATGAGCATGCCAGTGCTTATCAGGCAATTTCAAATGTGAAGAAG GTTCAGGAACCCCCAAGCAGCTCCAATTCTGAGGAGTCGGCTCCAAAGGTCCAGAGCCCAGTGGCCACCCCAGAAGTTGCTGAAATGACCGGCTCACAGCATCTTTCGAAGCCCGACGCGGCAACTGCACCAGCTGCAGCAGTCTCGGATAAAAGCGCGACCAATGGTTTCATGTTCTCGTTCCCTGTCACCAAAACCTCAGTTTCGCTTCCAGAACCGCCACCCACGCCTACTTTCTTCTCACCGCCGAAAAGGAGCCCGCCAGCTGACATCCAAGATATCCCCAAGTTCAACTTTGGCTCACCAAGTTCTACGGACAATCTCGTTTTCTCCGTCGATGCAGCAGGCGGCTCTGCTGGTGCAGAGGAAGTGGCTCCAACCTTCAAGTTTGGGTCGGACAAGCGAGAGCTTTCCTTCGACGTGGCTGGGAAAGACGCGGTTGTCTCTTAG
- the LOC125518305 gene encoding glucan endo-1,3-beta-glucosidase 14-like, with product MPRPGTKLPSTARFACPPDAAPHSAARLLPGSCSGSTDCGGPAMTVVMGRRRCAHWMLLLFCCLLLTSPSHGRRHHRPADAFVGAYGINYGRIANNLPSTDKVVELLRKSKIRNVKIYNEDHTVLDAFKGTGLNLVIAVHNGLLNAFAANESVAIDWLNENVQPYISQTRIVGITVGNEVLGGDPSLAAPLVGAVKNMYDGLKKLHLDDKIELFTPHSEAVFATSYPPSACVFKEEVMVYMKPLLDLFSRIGSPFYVNAYPFLAYLTDPGQIDINYALFQPNPGVVDPNTSLHYDNMFDAQIDAAYAALQAAGYNDMEVRVAETGWASSGDQNQAGASVANARTYNYNLRKRLFLRKGTPLKPKIPVKAYIFALFNENLKNGDPTEKHYGLFNPDGRISYDIGYSGLLPSSAPASLLSVKEMRAWGWIAHYLAAVILSIFFF from the exons ATGCCACGGCCTGGAACCAAATTGCCGAGCACGGCGCGGTTTGCTTGCCCTCCTGACGCCGCTCCTCACTCTGCTGCCCGTCTTCTGCCTGGTTCTTGCTCCGGATCGACGGATTGCGGCGGGCCTGCTATGACGGTGGTCATGGGTCGGCGCCGGTGCGCTCACTGGATGCTTCTGCTCTTCTGTTGCCTCCTCCTCACGTCCCCCTCACATG GTCGTCGTCATCATCGACCCGCTGACGCGTTTGTCGGGGCATACGGGATAAACTACGGGAGAATAGCGAACAACCTCCCGTCCACGGACAAGGTGGTTGAGCTCCTCAGGAAGTCCAAGATAAGGAATGTCAAGATATATAATGAAGATCACACCGTGCTCGACGCGTTCAAAGGGACAGGGCTCAACCTGGTCATTGCTGTCCACAATGGGTTGCTGAATGCTTTTGCTGCAAATGAGAGCGTCGCGATTGACTGGCTGAATGAGAACGTGCAGCCTTACATTTCTCAGACACGCATCGTTGGAATCACTGTGGGGAATGAGGTGCTGGGAGGCGATCCGAGCTTGGCCGCTCCGCTCGTTGGAGCTGTTAAGAATATGTACGATGGTCTCAAGAAACTGCATCTGGATGACAAAATTGAGCTTTTCACACCTCACTCTGAAGCTGTTTTCGCTACTTCCTATCCGCCCTCTGCATGTGTTTTCAAGGAAGAAGTCATGGTGTATATGAAACCGCTGCTGGACTTGTTTTCACGGATCGGCTCACCTTTCTATGTCAATGCATACCCCTTTTTGGCTTACTTAACTGATCCGGGGCAGATCGACATTAATTATGCTCTCTTTCAGCCCAACCCTGGAGTAGTTGATCCGAATACTAGTCTGCACtatgacaacatgtttgatgcTCAGATAGATGCAGCTTACGCTGCTCTGCAGGCTGCTGGTTATAATGACATGGAAGTCCGGGTGGCAGAGACTGGCTGGGCTTCTAGTGGAGATCAAAATCAAGCAGGAGCATCAGTTGCGAATGCAAGGACTTACAATTACAACCTCCGTAAGAGGCTCTTTTTGAGGAAGGGAACTCCTCTCAAGCCAAAGATACCGGTCAAAGCATACATCTTTGCCTTGTTTAATGAGAACTTGAAGAATGGAGATCCTACTGAGAAGCACTATGGGCTCTTCAATCCAGATGGAAGGATTTCATATGATATCGGTTACTCAGGTCTATTACCTTCATCAGCACCCGCATCCTTGCTGTCAGTTAAG